AGGGGACACTCCCGGACGGCTCGGCTGGTTCAGGCGCAAGCCGAGGACGCTACCTGTGACCATTCCGTGATCATCGCGGGACGCGCCCGAGATGTGACATGGGCCACCGGGAGGGGCCGTCAGTGGTCTCCGGCCTGGGGGATCTCCGCCGAGTCCGTGAGCCGGAGCTTGCGCCGCGCCCGCTGGTAGAACGTCGTCATCCCGAGCCGGACCACCCGCGCCGCGCTGGGGCGGGCGTGCAGGTCGAGGCGGTCGCCGGGGGAGACGTACCCCTCGACCTGGCCGTCGACCTCCACGGCCAGCCGGCCGCTGGTCGGCAGCAGCTCCAGCGTCACCTCGTCGTGCACCGAGAGCACGATGCCCCGGCTGTACGCGGAGTGCGGCGCCGCGGGCGTGACCAGCAGCGCCTCCACCGACGGGCTGGTGATCGGGCCGCCGGCCGAGAAGCTGTACGCCGTCGAGCCGGTCGGGGTGGCGACGACCACCGCGTCCGCCGAGTAGCTGACGAACTGCTGGCCGCCGACGTGCACCGCGACCACCGCGCTGCCGTCGCCGGGCACGCGCACCACCGCGATGTCGTTGAACGCCGTGATCCGGCGTCCCTGCAGCACGGCGTCCACGGCCAGCCGCGGCTCCACCGTGAACTGGTGGTCGTCGATGGCCGAGAGCGCGCCGGGCAGGTCGGGGACGTCGACCTCGGCCAAGAAGCCCAGCTTGCCGAGGTTCACCCCGAGCACCGGCGCGCGCTGCCCGTCGGCCAGCCGCATGGCCCGCAGCATCGTGCCGTCCCCGCCCAGGCTGACCACGAGGTCGGACCGCCGGCCGAGTTCTTCGGGCGTCACCCCGATCGCCGCGCAGTTCAGGCGGACGATCTCGTCGGCGATGCCGAGGATCTCGATGTTCCGGTTGCCGGCCCAGCCGAGCACGGCTTCGACGGCGGCCGCCGAGTCGCGGCGGGGGTGTAGCACGAGTCCCGCGGAGTGCATGTCAGCGGCTCCGGACGGGTGAAGTGAGCGTCATGCGCTCAGTCTGCCCGCTCCCGCCTTCCGTCGCGAGAAGCGGAGCGCGCCGTCGTCGATCCGGCCGTGCCGCAGCTTGACGACGTCGTGCGCGTAGCTCATGCCGAGCGTCCACGGCGCCCGCGAGCCGGCCTTCGGGAACTCGTCGATCGACCGCAGCACGTACCCCGCGTCGAAGTCGAGCAGCGGCCGCTCGGTGACCGCCGGGTCGTCGTTGACCGGCACGCACTGGTCGTACCCGCCGCGTTCGAGGTGGCGCAGCAGCCGGACGAAGTACTCGCCGACCAGGTCGGCCTTCAGCGTCCAAGACGCGTTCGTGTACCCGATCGTGAAGATGAAGTTCGGCACGCCGCTGAGCATCATCCCCTTGTACGCCATGGTCTCCGGCAGCTTGACGGGGTCGCCGTCGACGACCAGGTCGATGCCGCCGAAGGCCAGCAGCCGCAGCCCGGTGGCGGTGACGACGACGTCGGCGTCCAGCTCGTCGCCCGATTCGAGCCGGATGCCGGTCTCGGTGAAAGAGGCGATCCGGTCGGTGACGATCGAGGCGTCGCCGCGCTTGATCGAACGGAACAGGTCGCCGTCCGGGACCAGGCACAGCCGCTGGTCCCACGGCTGGTAGCGCGGCTTGAAGTGGGTGTCGACGGCGTACCCGGGCGGCAGCTGCTTCATCGCGGCCTTGCGGATCATCGCCTTCACGACGCCGGGGCGGCGCCGGCTGAGCTGGTAGATCAGGGTGCTCACCGCGACGTTCTTCCAGCGCGCGATCGGGTACGCCAGCTTGGGGCCGAGCAGCCCGCGCAGCCGGTTGGCCAGCGCGTCCTCCGAAGGCAGCGACAGGATGTAGGTGGGGGAGCGCTGCAGCATCGTCACGTGCTCCGCGCGGTCGGTCATGGCCGGCACCAGCGTCACGGCCGTCGCGCCGCTGCCGATCACGACGACCTTCTTGCCGGCGTAGTCCAGGTCCTCGGGCCAGTGCTGCGGGTGCACGACCGTGCCGCCGAAGTTCTCGATGCCGGGGAACTCAGGCGTGTGGCCGCCCGCGTAGTCGTAGTAGCCGCTGCACAGGTAGAGGAACTTCGCGGTGAACCGCACCGGCTCGCCTTCGTGGGTCGCCTCGACCGTCCACTGTGCGTCCTCGGTGGACCATTCGGCGCGGACGACCTTGTGCCCGAACCGGATGTGCCGGTCGATCCCGGCGTCGGCCGCGGTGTCGCGGACGTACTGCAGGATCGACGGGCCGTCCGCGATGGCCTTCTCGCTGGTCCACGGCCGGAACCGGTAGCCGAGGGTCTGCATGTCCGAATCGGACCGGACGCCGGGGTAGCGGAACAGGTCCCACGTGCCGCCGATGGCGTCGCGGGCTTCGAGGATCGCGTACGTCTTGTGCGGGAACGCCGTCCGCAGGTGGTGGGCCGCGCCGACGCCGGACAGGCCGGCCCCGACGATCAGGACTTCGACGTGCTCGGTCATCGCACGGCCTCCGTCCGCCGCGGGCGCCTCATCAGGCGCGTGAGCACGGCGTTGTAGTGGGTGGGGGTGACGCGGGCGAGCGCGTCGAACAGGTAGGCGTCGGGGCCTACGAGGATCCGGGCCTTGCCGCGGTCGACGCCGGCGTGGATGATCGCCGCGGCCTTGTCCGGCGACGTCATCGTCATGGCCTCGAATTGCGCGGCCATCTCTTCGCGGCTCCGGCCCAGCCCGGTGGGGTCGCGGCGGACCCGGGCGTTGCGCGCGATGTTCGTCGTGATGCCGCCCGGGTGCACGGTGATCGCGCGGACGGCGCTCTCGGCCAGCTCCTGCCGCAGGGAATCGGTGAAGCCGCGGACGGCGAACTTCGCCGCGCAGTAAGCGCTTTGGTAGGGCATCCCGAGCAGGCCGAACACGCTGGAGGTGTTGACGATCGCGCCTTCGCCCTGCTCGGTGAGGATAGGAAGGAACGCCCGCGTCCCGTGCACCACCCCGCGGAAGTTGATGTCGTGCAGCCAGTCGTCGTCCTCGGGCACCGCGTCGAGCACGGATGAGGTGACCGCGACGCCGGCGTTGTTGAAGACGGCGGCCAGCGGAGCCGGGAGCCAGTCGCGGACCTCGCCGGCGAACCGGAGCTGGTCTTCGGCGTCGCGGACGTCGAGCACGCGCGTCAGCACCTTGCCGTGCAATGCCGACGCGGTGGCTTTCAGGCCGTCTTCGTCGACGTCGGCGATCGCGACGGGCGAGCCGAGCCGGGACAGCCGGGTGGCCAGTGCCCGGCCGATGCCGGACGCCGCGCCGGTGATCACCACCGGGCGGCCGGTAATGCTACGGGGCCGTGACATCGCTGCTCCTCACGTGCTTGTCGATGAGGTCGAGCAGGGTGGGCCACGCGCCCTCGGGCAGGTCGTGACCCATGCCGGGAACGGTTTCCAGACGGGCGCCGGGAATCGCGCGGGCCGTGGCGGCGCCGCCGGTCGGGTGGACCATCCGGTCGCGGTCGCCGTGGATCACCAGCGTGGGCGCGGTGATCTTGCGCAGCCACGCCGTCCGGTTGCCGGACTTGAGGATCGCGCCGAGCTGACGGCCCACGCCGCCCGCCGTCGGGTCGCGGTCCCAGCCCGCCCCGGCCTTCTCGCGCACCCAGGCCTCGTCGAACGGGAAGCCGTGCGAGCTGATGTGCCGGAACATCGTCACGGCGCTTTCGATGGCCTCCTCGCGGGACTTCGGCGGCTTCGCGCCCATCAGCCGCAACGTCGAGAACGCGGGGCGGCCGATCAGGCGGGACCCGGTCGTCGACATGATCGACGTCAGGGTCCGGACGCGCACCGGGTGCAGCGCCGCCACCGTCTGGGAAATCATGCCGCCCATGGACACACCGGCGATGTGCGCGGTCTCGATGTCGAGCGCGTCGAGCAGGCCCACGGTGTCGGCGGCCATGTCCTTCAGGTCGTACTGCTCCGGCGGGAAGCGGCCGGCGAACATCGCGGGCAGGCTCGACGGCCGGAAGCGCGGGTGCGTGGAGCGTCCGGCGTCGCGGTTGTCGAACCGGACGACCTCGAAGCCCCGCTCGGCGAGCCGCGCGCAGAACGCGTCCGGCCAGCTGTGCAGCTGCTGGCCGAGCCCGGCGACGAGCACCAGCGGCTCGGCGCCGCGGTCCCCGATCCGTTCGTAGGCCAGGGAAATGCCCCGGCCGGCGTCGGCGATCTCTTCGGTCACGCAGCTCCTCCGGTGTTCCGGCGGCGCACGATCGCGCGCCCGCCCTTGGCCGGGGCGTAGGCCACGCCCCGGGAGTGCCAGCGCTCGCCGCGCTCGGCGGTCGGCACGAGGTCGAAGTCCCGCAGCAGGGTCCGCAGCACGACGGTCATCTCCATGGTCGCGAACGCGGCGCCGAGGCAGCGGCGGGTGCCACCGCCGAAGGGGATCCACTGGTAGAGGTCCGGGCGCGCGCCTGCGAAGCGGTGCGGGTCGAAGGTGGCCGCGTGCGGGAACACCGCGTCGTCGTCGTGGATCAAGGCGATGCTGACGAGCACCGCGTACCCCTTCGGCAGCGTCCAGCGGCCGAGGCGGTAGCCGTCCTGCTTGACCTGCCGGGCGGTCAGGTCGATGACCGGGCGGGTGCGCTGGACCTCGAGGATCGTGGCGTCGAGGAGCTTCCCGTCGCCGTTCTTCAGTTCTTCGAGCAGCGCGGGGTGGCGGCGGAGGCGCTCAACGGCCCAGGCCAGCGTGGTCGCCGTGGTTTCGTGGCCGGCGGTGAGCAGGGTGAGGAGCTGGTCGGCGATCTCGTCGCGGCTCAGCCCGGATCCGTCGTCGTAGCGGGTCTGGAGCATCATCGAGAGGACGTCGTCTTTTTCTTCGACGCGGGCCTTGGCGATGAGCCGGTCGACGATGGCGTCGTATTCGCGGCGCATCCGTTCGAAGCGGCGCCACGGGTTGAAGCGGCCCTTCTTGGAGATCGGCGCGACGGCCAGCCGGGACCCGAGGGTGACGAACGGCGGGAGCAGCTCGCGCAGCGCCGCGAACTCGGCCCCCTCGGCGCCGAACACCGCGCGGAGAATGGCGTTGAGCGTGATCCGCATCATCGACGGCAGGGTGGCGAACGCCTTTCCGTCCGGCCAGCTTTCCAGCTCGCGAAGGGTTTCTTCCTCGACGATCTTCTCGTACGCGGCGAGCCGGCGGCCGTGGAAGGGCGGGACGAGGAGCTTGCGCTGCCGTTTGTGCTCGTCGCCGGCCAGCGCGAACATCGAGTGCGGGCCGAGGACCCGGCCGAGGTTGACCTCGAGGTTGTCGACGAGGTCCGGCCCGGAGGTGAAGAGCTGCTTGATCTCGGCCGGGTCGCTGATCACGACGGCGTTGCCGAAGATCGGGACGTTCACCGTGAAGGCGTCCCCGTAACGCTCTTTGAGCCGCCGCATGCCGCGCAGCGGTTGCGTGAGCGCGTAGGCGCCTTGGACGGCCCGGGGCGCGGTCGGCCCCGGCGGCAGCGTCACCGCGGTTGTCGTGGTCGTCATCGACCCTCCCGGAAAGGTGGTACGCGGACGTACCGTCGGTACGGTACGCCGGTGTACCATCGCCTTTCAAGAGGAGGGCTGTATCTTGACTTCCGTGGACGTCGACACGCGCCGGTTCCGGCAGCGCCTGCTCGACGGGCTCGCCGCATCGATCACCGAGAACGGCTTCCGCGACACGACGGTCGCCGAAGTGGTCCGCCGCGCCAAGACGTCCCGCCGGACGTTCTACGAACACTTCTCCAGCCGCGAAGAATGCCTGATCGCGTTGCTGGCCGAGGCGAACCGCTCGATGATCCAGCAGATCTCCGACGCGGTCGACCCGGGCGCGCC
The window above is part of the Amycolatopsis camponoti genome. Proteins encoded here:
- a CDS encoding cytochrome P450, with amino-acid sequence MTTTTTAVTLPPGPTAPRAVQGAYALTQPLRGMRRLKERYGDAFTVNVPIFGNAVVISDPAEIKQLFTSGPDLVDNLEVNLGRVLGPHSMFALAGDEHKRQRKLLVPPFHGRRLAAYEKIVEEETLRELESWPDGKAFATLPSMMRITLNAILRAVFGAEGAEFAALRELLPPFVTLGSRLAVAPISKKGRFNPWRRFERMRREYDAIVDRLIAKARVEEKDDVLSMMLQTRYDDGSGLSRDEIADQLLTLLTAGHETTATTLAWAVERLRRHPALLEELKNGDGKLLDATILEVQRTRPVIDLTARQVKQDGYRLGRWTLPKGYAVLVSIALIHDDDAVFPHAATFDPHRFAGARPDLYQWIPFGGGTRRCLGAAFATMEMTVVLRTLLRDFDLVPTAERGERWHSRGVAYAPAKGGRAIVRRRNTGGAA
- a CDS encoding alpha/beta fold hydrolase, with product MTEEIADAGRGISLAYERIGDRGAEPLVLVAGLGQQLHSWPDAFCARLAERGFEVVRFDNRDAGRSTHPRFRPSSLPAMFAGRFPPEQYDLKDMAADTVGLLDALDIETAHIAGVSMGGMISQTVAALHPVRVRTLTSIMSTTGSRLIGRPAFSTLRLMGAKPPKSREEAIESAVTMFRHISSHGFPFDEAWVREKAGAGWDRDPTAGGVGRQLGAILKSGNRTAWLRKITAPTLVIHGDRDRMVHPTGGAATARAIPGARLETVPGMGHDLPEGAWPTLLDLIDKHVRSSDVTAP
- a CDS encoding flavin-containing monooxygenase, whose amino-acid sequence is MTEHVEVLIVGAGLSGVGAAHHLRTAFPHKTYAILEARDAIGGTWDLFRYPGVRSDSDMQTLGYRFRPWTSEKAIADGPSILQYVRDTAADAGIDRHIRFGHKVVRAEWSTEDAQWTVEATHEGEPVRFTAKFLYLCSGYYDYAGGHTPEFPGIENFGGTVVHPQHWPEDLDYAGKKVVVIGSGATAVTLVPAMTDRAEHVTMLQRSPTYILSLPSEDALANRLRGLLGPKLAYPIARWKNVAVSTLIYQLSRRRPGVVKAMIRKAAMKQLPPGYAVDTHFKPRYQPWDQRLCLVPDGDLFRSIKRGDASIVTDRIASFTETGIRLESGDELDADVVVTATGLRLLAFGGIDLVVDGDPVKLPETMAYKGMMLSGVPNFIFTIGYTNASWTLKADLVGEYFVRLLRHLERGGYDQCVPVNDDPAVTERPLLDFDAGYVLRSIDEFPKAGSRAPWTLGMSYAHDVVKLRHGRIDDGALRFSRRKAGAGRLSA
- a CDS encoding SDR family NAD(P)-dependent oxidoreductase is translated as MSRPRSITGRPVVITGAASGIGRALATRLSRLGSPVAIADVDEDGLKATASALHGKVLTRVLDVRDAEDQLRFAGEVRDWLPAPLAAVFNNAGVAVTSSVLDAVPEDDDWLHDINFRGVVHGTRAFLPILTEQGEGAIVNTSSVFGLLGMPYQSAYCAAKFAVRGFTDSLRQELAESAVRAITVHPGGITTNIARNARVRRDPTGLGRSREEMAAQFEAMTMTSPDKAAAIIHAGVDRGKARILVGPDAYLFDALARVTPTHYNAVLTRLMRRPRRTEAVR
- a CDS encoding NAD(+)/NADH kinase, translated to MHSAGLVLHPRRDSAAAVEAVLGWAGNRNIEILGIADEIVRLNCAAIGVTPEELGRRSDLVVSLGGDGTMLRAMRLADGQRAPVLGVNLGKLGFLAEVDVPDLPGALSAIDDHQFTVEPRLAVDAVLQGRRITAFNDIAVVRVPGDGSAVVAVHVGGQQFVSYSADAVVVATPTGSTAYSFSAGGPITSPSVEALLVTPAAPHSAYSRGIVLSVHDEVTLELLPTSGRLAVEVDGQVEGYVSPGDRLDLHARPSAARVVRLGMTTFYQRARRKLRLTDSAEIPQAGDH